AGACCGGGATACCGTCGCCGCCCAGCTGTACTGGTAGGCCGTTCCCGCCGCCGGCGCGGCCGCCGTACGTGTCGTCGCCACCGAGGTCGATAGTGAGAACGCTTGCGACGTCCTGGTTCACCGTCGGCACGTCCACTTGCGGGTTCCAAGCGCCCACGTAGTTCGCGGCGCTTGAGCCTCCGATGATGAAAAGGCCAGTGGGATCGGAGAATAGCACGGCGTCCGTCGGGACGATTTGGTGCGGAATGATGCCGGACGCGTCGTCTATCAGGTCGGATGAATCCCCGCCATGGATCGGCGCGTCGTCGTTCCCGTTGCCGTTTTCAAGCTTACCGGCGCTTGTCGACTCCTGGTTCTGGTATTCAACCAGCAGGGGCTTCGCCTGTTCAATGGCCGACAAAAGTGAGTACGCCGCTTTGACGCTGGCGCTCTGGTCGATGAATTCCAGGAACGGTTGTTCCTTTGACGCGAGTGACGCGTGGTCGCTGTCGAGGCTGCCGGTCAAGGCTTTCCGGATTGCCGCGATGTTCTCTGCGCCCACAGCACCCATCTGCGCCTTCTCGACATCGCCGGCCTCGGTGATGGCGTAGATGATCTGGGCGACCGGGATCTGGAGTTGCAATGGAAGCGCGCACGCGTCCATCTGCAACTTATCCTTGTGCTTCGTCTCGACGACGATGTCGTTCGCCGCATAATACTCGGCGATAGCCGTTCTCATGGGACACGTGTCGCCGACGAGGTTCTGGTTCTCCCAGTCCTCGAGGGTCACACCGCGCGCGAGGGGGACCATGCCGAGGAAATCGGAATACTGCGAACCGGAAGCAGGCGGGGTCTTAGGATTCGAAGCGAGTGTCAGCGGCTCGTCGCCCTGGTTGAGCGGCAACATGGCCACTGCGATCATGATACCAATCACCATCAGGGCCTTCATTCGGTTGTCGAACATCTACCCCACCAACCCCCTGCTCCATTCGAAGTAATTAATATAATTTCGCCAAAGGACCCATCTACTCCCCCGGGGAAATGGGCCCTGACAAGACGTGCCTTGGCTGACCGGTCAGCGAAGGGTGGAGGGGTGGCGCGCGATGTCGTTCAGGCCCCGGTCGCTGACGACTCCAAAGCCTTTCCGACCGCCGAGCTTCCTCGGGGCGCCTCGGCGGCGGTGACCAAGGCATCGATGACCTTGTTACGGATCTCCGGAGCCACGACGTAACCGGTCGGCCGCTCCGGGTGCGCTTGGACGATCCCGCTCGACGCTAAGCGCGACACGTGGAAATTCACCGTGCTCTTCGCGTAATCGAGGCGGCCGCGCATCTCTGCCTGGGAAATGCCAGGCTCAAGAAGGACGAGTTTCGCAATCTTACGGCGAACGTCCGAGTCGAACGCAAGGATGTAGCCCTTCTCATTGACACCGAAGGAATTGTGGTTCTCAAAGAGGCGAAGGAACCGACCCTTCTTCGCCAACTCGATATGATGATAATCCGCAAGGACCCGAGAGTGATGAAGAGCCGTCTTGAAATCAATACCCAACAGGCGAGCCGTATCCGAAACAGAGATGCCAGGACTCTTCTTAATGAGCGCAAGCATCTGCTGACGAATAGGGTTGTCAAGAAT
This is a stretch of genomic DNA from Euryarchaeota archaeon. It encodes these proteins:
- a CDS encoding winged helix-turn-helix transcriptional regulator, translated to MLALIKKSPGISVSDTARLLGIDFKTALHHSRVLADYHHIELAKKGRFLRLFENHNSFGVNEKGYILAFDSDVRRKIAKLVLLEPGISQAEMRGRLDYAKSTVNFHVSRLASSGIVQAHPERPTGYVVAPEIRNKVIDALVTAAEAPRGSSAVGKALESSATGA